The genome window TTCCGACGCCATCGTCGCCGATATGGCTGTCTTCGTCGATGAATTCGCCACGCGCCTGGCTGAAGAGCAGGGCGACGGACGCCAGATGCGTCCCGTGCTGCAACAGGCGTGAGGGGCACATAACCATGGCCACCTCCGCCAAGTTTACCCCCCGCAAGCGTAGCGGCGGCATCAACATCACGCCCTTCGTCGACGTGCTGCTGGTGGTGCTGGTGATCTTCATCCTGACCAGCAATGCCAGCATTCCCGGCATCAAGGTCGACCTGCCCAAGGCCAGTTCGGCCATGGCGCTGGAAAAACCGAAGACCAAGGCCATCACCATCGACAACGCGGGCCAGGTCTTCCTCGATGCCTATCCCGTCACCCTGCCCGAGCTGGAAGAGCGTTTGCGCACGGAAAAGGCCTTGACGCCCGACTTTCCCGTGATCGTGCGCGGCGATGCTGCCGTGCAATACGCGAAAGTGGTCGAAGTGCTCGACTTGCTGCGCCGCATAGACCTGAACCAGGTGGGCCTGGTGACCGGCAAGCCGGCATGAGGAGCGCAAGGTGAAGCGTGACGACATGATGAAGATGGCCGCCTCGGAACCGTCGGGCGCGGCGCAGTGGTGGCGCCGCTGGGGCGGCGTGGCTGGCGGCGCGCTGCTGGCCGCTGGTCTGGCCACGCTGGTCTGGTATTTGCTGTCCGACACGGCGGCCACGAAGCGCGAAGTGGCGGCCCCGCCGATGCTGATGCTGCCACCGCCGCCCCCGCCGCCGCCGGAACCGGAAAAACTGCCGGAACCGACGCCCGACAAGGTGGTGCCGGAAGTGTCGGAGCCGGAACCGACGCCGGCCGACAAGCCCATGGATGACGCGCCGGAAAGCCCGTCGCCGGACAAGGGCGACCCCGTCACCATCGATGGCGCT of Janthinobacterium sp. PAMC25594 contains these proteins:
- a CDS encoding biopolymer transporter ExbD; translation: MATSAKFTPRKRSGGINITPFVDVLLVVLVIFILTSNASIPGIKVDLPKASSAMALEKPKTKAITIDNAGQVFLDAYPVTLPELEERLRTEKALTPDFPVIVRGDAAVQYAKVVEVLDLLRRIDLNQVGLVTGKPA
- a CDS encoding energy transducer TonB produces the protein MKRDDMMKMAASEPSGAAQWWRRWGGVAGGALLAAGLATLVWYLLSDTAATKREVAAPPMLMLPPPPPPPPEPEKLPEPTPDKVVPEVSEPEPTPADKPMDDAPESPSPDKGDPVTIDGAAQAGSDAFGIQAGRGGGMSGSGGGGGLGAGSYGRYVANALQMAFARDPRTRQLAFADIRVDLWLDTDGRTSKVHLVQGTGNAQTDEQVLAMVRDFRADERPPASLRFPARVSIKGRRP